GGTGTCGGTGGGACCACACGGTTGGGTCATGCGTTGGCCTTTTCCGGCAGTGCCGCCGCGTGCAGCGGGGCGGGCATGTCATGCACCGCGGGCAGCACCTCGGCGGCGAACAACTTGGTGGACTCCATGGCCTTCTCGTACGGCATGGTGCCGAACTGGGGCACGATGGTGACCTCGCAGAACGAGCAGGCCTCCTGTGCGGCCTTGAGCTTCTCGAACACCGTCTCCGGCGTGCCGATCAGCAGGTTGGAGGCGTGGTATCCGGGCGGGCCGCCCTTCTTCTGGTTGCCGACCTCCGAAGCCAGCACCGCCGTTGCGCTCGCCTCGCGGGCGGCATAGGCCTCATAACCCTTGACGCCCTTGAAGTTCGACGCATCGGCGAAGCCGTAATGCACGTTGACGTCGCGGTTGGCCGTCCAGATCCACTCTTCAGTCTCTGCCACCTCGTCCTCGGAGCCCACGCAGTACATGAACATCACGTTCTTGGGCTGACAAGGCCCCAGACCTTCTTCAGCGCGGAAGGTGTTGACCTTGCGCACCTCCTCGCCGGCATCGGTGATCGGCTTGTTGCCCACGAACAGCGGCACCATGCCGCGCCGGGACAGGATTTCCAGCGACTCGGCGGTCGAGGACGAGCTGTAGATGCGATCGAACAGGTCGGTGCTGATCGGCTCGGGACGCAGCGACATTTCCGGGAAGCTGAAGATCTTGCCGTCGTAGGAGAACCGCTCACCCGAGAAGGCCAGCTTGAGGATGTCCAGCGTCTCGTTGAAACGGTCGCGGCTCTCCTCACGCGGCACGCCCACCGCGGCGAACTCCCCCTTGGACACCCCGCGGCCCAGGCCGATCGTGGTGTAGCGCCCGTTGGAGACGATGTCGAGGTATGCGATCTGAGTGGCCAGCCGGATCGGGTTCCACCACGGCACCACCGCCACGAACGTGCCCAGGCTGACTCGTTCGGTGCGTCCGGCGAAATACGTCAGGGCCTGAATCGGGTTGGGTGTCATGCCATATGGCGTGCCGTGGTGCTCGGGGAACCAGATCCCGTCGAAGCCGAGCGGCTCGGCGAGGTCGCCCAGCGCCAGTGCGGCCTGCACGCACTTGTAGTCCGGTGTGGCGGGTGGGGTGCTGAAGTCGCCGGCGAGTACGCGCTCCCAGTCGTGGGAGTTCTGCGCCCCGGTGCCCAGATTAACTTTCATATTCGCTCCTTATCGGGCGATTTGTGCACGCTTACCGGCGGTGAGCGCCGGTGGGCGTGCACAAATCACTGGATGTCGGTGGGCGCTCCGGTGCCCATGTACTTGGAAAGTTGGTAGTGCAGGTTGACCGTGCTGCGTTCGCGATAGGGGTTCGGCAGGGTTCCCGGGAAACCTGCCGATTTCATCCCTTGTTGCACCGCCGCCATGTTCGAGAAGTCCTGCGGCAGTACCGACAGCCAATTCGGTGAGTCCTTCGGGGTGTAGGCCCACTCGGTCTGCGGCTCTTCACCTTTGGGGTACAGCTCGAACACTGCGACCTCGAAGATGCATTTGTCCGGGTTGTAGCTCGGATCGGGGCGCGCGCTGTAGCACAGCGCACTGGTCAGACCCTGTCCCACTTGGAAGTTCGGGAAGATCTGCCACGCCGTGCCGCTCTGCCCCAGGATGTCCGGCGGGATGGTCGGCCAGATCACGCCCCGCGCCTCGTCATCGCGGCGGGCCGAGGCCAGCCAGTGCTGCAGCACCTCGTCGGCGGGGGTGCCCTCGGGCAGTTCGTCGACCAGCCGCTTGGCGGCGTTCACCAGCGTGTTCGTCGTGGTCGCGTTGGTCTCTTCCATGGTGTACACCTGCATCTCGGCAGTGGAGATGCGCGGATCACCGGTGCCCAGGCGGATCTTGGACTTGGTCTCGTCCATACCTTTCGGCGCGTCGTAACCGATGTTGCTGTGCTTGCCCTGCGCCTTCGCCCAGCCCTTGAACTCGCCGAACTGGTTGAACTCCGGGTGCGTGGTGAACACGTGGTAGGTCTCGTTGAAGGCCTCCATCGCGACCTTCCAGTTGCAGTCGAAGTACAACCACTTGCGCCACTTGTAACGCATGTTCTCCAACCCGAACGGGTCGAGGATCTTGGCCGCCGGGTACAGGTAGTCGATCAGCGGCTCGCAGTGCGGGTCCATGTTGATGAACAGCCACCCACCCCAGGTATCCACCTGCACGGGCGCCAGGTGGGTGTTGCGCGGATTGAGCTTGCCCTGCCAGTCGTCCTGTTCCCGGATGTGGGTGCAGGCTCCGTCGAGTCCGTACGTCCAGCCGTGGAACCCGCAGACGAAGGATTTCCTGGCCCGGCCGGTCGCGTTCTTGGCACCCTCGGGGTTGTCGATGAGCTTGCGGCCACGGTGCATACAGACGTTGTGGTGGGCCGCAAAGGTGTTCGCGCCGGTTCGGACGATGATGATCGAGTCGTCGAGGATGTCGTACGTCAGGTAGTTGCCGACCTCGGGAATCTCCTCGACCCGGCCCACCTGCTGCCACACCTTGCGCCACAGCCGATCCCGTTCAGCGCGTGCGTAATCCGCGGAGACATAGGCCTCGACCGGGATGGTCGTCGGCGCAGACAGGTCCTCGGCGATGACTCCGGTCGAGTCGTCCGGTTCGGCGTCGACCTCCATCGCGGCGTCGAGATCGGATTCGGTGTGGGCCACTAGATCCTCCTGATGGCTTCGCGGAAGGATTCGTCCTTGAGGAACAGCGAGGTGTTGTCGGCGCCCAGATGCGTCCAGCGCAGGTTGAGCCCGCCGTCGACCAGGATGGTCTGGCCGGTGATGTAGCTGGACAGATCCGAGAGCAGGAACAGGATGGCCCCGGCCTGCTCCTCGGGAGTGCCCCGCCGGCCCATCGCGATCGCCCGCTGGTCACGCTCGGGGTCGGCATCGACATATGTTGCGGAGGCGGCGGTTTCGGTGACACCGGGGGCGACGGCGTTGACCCGGATGCCGTCCGCGGCGAGCTCGGCCGCCATCGTGCGGGTGGCGGCAACGATCGCGGCCTTCGCCGTGCCGTAGGCGACGTGATAGGGCGCGGTGTTCATCCCACTGATCGAGGACACCGACACAATGGAGCCTGGGGTGCCGTGCGATCGGATCTCGGAAGCCACCGCCTGGCTCATGAAGAACATGGTTTCCAGGTTCGCCGTGAACAATTCGCGCCAGTCGGCCCGCGACACCCGGGTGGCCGGCATCCAGGTGGACGGCGCGGCACCGCCCGCCACATTCACCAGCCCGTAGAGCTCACCATCGGCGCGGCGCGCCGCATCGAGCACCGTGGCGATGCCGTCATCGGTGGACGCGTCGGCGGCCACGGTCACGACGTCCAGCCCCTTGTCGGCCAGTGGCGCGACGTGAGTGTCGAGGTTGTCCTGTGAGCGGCTCACCGCCACGACCGTGGCTCCGGCCTCGGCCGCCATCCGGGTGACGGTGGTGCCGATCCCGCCACCTCCGGCGCCCGACACCACCACGACCCGGCCATCCAGGCTCAGGGAACTGTCCATGCGCAACCCTTGCCGATTCGCTTGTCCTATTTGTCCGGACAACA
The genomic region above belongs to Mycolicibacterium sp. HK-90 and contains:
- a CDS encoding aromatic ring-hydroxylating dioxygenase subunit alpha, producing MAHTESDLDAAMEVDAEPDDSTGVIAEDLSAPTTIPVEAYVSADYARAERDRLWRKVWQQVGRVEEIPEVGNYLTYDILDDSIIIVRTGANTFAAHHNVCMHRGRKLIDNPEGAKNATGRARKSFVCGFHGWTYGLDGACTHIREQDDWQGKLNPRNTHLAPVQVDTWGGWLFINMDPHCEPLIDYLYPAAKILDPFGLENMRYKWRKWLYFDCNWKVAMEAFNETYHVFTTHPEFNQFGEFKGWAKAQGKHSNIGYDAPKGMDETKSKIRLGTGDPRISTAEMQVYTMEETNATTTNTLVNAAKRLVDELPEGTPADEVLQHWLASARRDDEARGVIWPTIPPDILGQSGTAWQIFPNFQVGQGLTSALCYSARPDPSYNPDKCIFEVAVFELYPKGEEPQTEWAYTPKDSPNWLSVLPQDFSNMAAVQQGMKSAGFPGTLPNPYRERSTVNLHYQLSKYMGTGAPTDIQ
- a CDS encoding LLM class flavin-dependent oxidoreductase, with product MKVNLGTGAQNSHDWERVLAGDFSTPPATPDYKCVQAALALGDLAEPLGFDGIWFPEHHGTPYGMTPNPIQALTYFAGRTERVSLGTFVAVVPWWNPIRLATQIAYLDIVSNGRYTTIGLGRGVSKGEFAAVGVPREESRDRFNETLDILKLAFSGERFSYDGKIFSFPEMSLRPEPISTDLFDRIYSSSSTAESLEILSRRGMVPLFVGNKPITDAGEEVRKVNTFRAEEGLGPCQPKNVMFMYCVGSEDEVAETEEWIWTANRDVNVHYGFADASNFKGVKGYEAYAAREASATAVLASEVGNQKKGGPPGYHASNLLIGTPETVFEKLKAAQEACSFCEVTIVPQFGTMPYEKAMESTKLFAAEVLPAVHDMPAPLHAAALPEKANA
- a CDS encoding SDR family NAD(P)-dependent oxidoreductase translates to MDSSLSLDGRVVVVSGAGGGGIGTTVTRMAAEAGATVVAVSRSQDNLDTHVAPLADKGLDVVTVAADASTDDGIATVLDAARRADGELYGLVNVAGGAAPSTWMPATRVSRADWRELFTANLETMFFMSQAVASEIRSHGTPGSIVSVSSISGMNTAPYHVAYGTAKAAIVAATRTMAAELAADGIRVNAVAPGVTETAASATYVDADPERDQRAIAMGRRGTPEEQAGAILFLLSDLSSYITGQTILVDGGLNLRWTHLGADNTSLFLKDESFREAIRRI